GAGGCGTAGGAGTCCTCGATGTCGACCATGCGCTTGTTGTTCCGCAGCTGAAGACCGTTCATGTGGACCGCGCCGAATTCCGGTGCGAACAGATCCCATTTCGTGAACTGGTCGGCGAGATCGGGATGGGCGGCGACGAATTCGCGCAGACTGTCGGCGACCAGGTCCCAGAACTCCTCGTCGGTCACGAGACGGTGCACGTGGAGGACCGCCGCCAGCGGTCGCAGGTAGTCGTCGAAGATGTCCGAGAGCACCCCGAGGTTGCGGATCTCGTCGGGTTCGGTGGTGAGGACGCGGGCACAACTCTCCGGGAGACCCTCCGGCTCACCGAAGACCGACACCTCTTCACCGATGTCCTTGAGGATCGCGCGGACCGGCACACCGTTGTCGAGGACGAGGATCAGGTTCTCGCCGTGGGGGGAGAACTTCAGTTCGTACCGGTAGAGCAGGTAGGCGATCGGGTGGAGATACGTCCGCAGGTAGCGCCGGACCCATTCGGCGGCCGGTATCCCCGATCGTGCGATGAAGGCGCGGACGAGCGGGTCGCCGTGGTGGTCGAGATGCAGGAGCGCGGCCATGGTGGACAGCTGCTCATCGCCACGCACCAGCGTGACCGGGCTCTGCCGCCACAGCGCCGAGAGGATCTTGCGGTACTCCGAACCCGGCTGGGTGATCGGGGTGAAGGTGGGGCTGCGGTAACCGATCGCCGCGACCTCGAAGATCATCTCGAATCCGATGGCGGACAGGTACGGGTCGTCGGCGACGAGCCCGCGAACCCAGTTGTTGATCAGCGGGGTGGTGCGCATGTAGTCCGCCGACATGCCCCGGGTGAAGCCCATGTTCACGATCGACAGGGCACCCTTCACATAGTGACGGGTGGGCGTGGTCGCGTTGAAGACCGTGCGGATCGACTGCTGCGCCTGGTACAGATCGGGGCTCTCGCCCACGAACACGATGCGGCGATCGGCGAGATCGGCCGAGTAGAGCTTCCGGACCTTCTCCGTCCACTGCCACGGATGAACGGGCAGGTAGCGGTAATCGTCGGGATCACAACCGGATTCGCGAAGCACTGCGTCGAACTCCGCCAGGGTGTCGGTGCCGAGTTCGTCGACGAGCATGGCGTCGTAGTCGACGTCGGTCACCGTCGCCACGTCGCAGTCCTCGCGGCGGGCGGCGACCCAGACGAGGCGGAAGTGGTTGCCGACCTCCGGTGCGTAACGGTCGATGTCGTCGGCGCTGAAGCCGAGGCGCCCGGCGTTCGCCACGATGCACGGGTGACCCTCGGTCATCGTCCGCTCGATGGTCTGGAAGTCCGCGTGCGCGAGATCGGTTGCGGTGATGCGTCGTTCGTCAGGCCGGTCGGCGCTGATCGCGAGAGTGTTGATGAACTCCTCGAGGTACTCCGGCAACGCCTGCGGGCCGATGCCGAGCATCGGGGCGAGGTCGACGACCAGCGCGACGGCGTCGACGGGCAGTTCCTCCCCATCGCGCACCCGGCGCAACGAGGACTCCTCGATCGCCCAGTTCTCCAGGGACAGGACCTCGGCACGGAAGTGATACTCGGTGCGGTCGTCGGCGGAACCGACCACGTAGCGACCCGGGCCGGTCTCGACCGGACTCAAGGCGCGTTCGTGGGAGAACTCGGCCAGGATCTTCCGCGCGATCCGGCGGTGATACACCTGCCGATACGACACGGTGGACTGCTGCGCGGTCGTTACCGGGCGGATCTGTTCGATGGTCAACGGATCTACGCTCCCAGGTCCGTCACCTCGACGGCGCCGACGCTGGTGCCGTCGGCGGTGACGCGGAGGAAGTCGTCGCGCGTGCAGTAGCTCAGATGCGCGGTCTTGTTCCCGACCGGGTAGTCGCCGTCGACCCGGAAGCCCACGCTCGCGTTGAGCCGGTGGACCGCAGTGTTCCGGACGTCGGGTTCGACGACCACCCGCGCTGCGCCGACCTCGAGGATCGCTGTTCGCATGATGTGCAGCATCACCGCGCCGGTGAAACCGGGCAGGGCCTGCTCGGAGTGGGCCACGAGCAGATGCATACCGATGTCGCCCGCGGCATGGACGTAACCGCTTGCGGGGTCGGCGAGTTCGCTGGTCTGCGGATCGTACAGTTCGAACAGGAACTGCGGGCGGCCCTCGTGGTAGCCCAGACGCAAGCCGTAGGGCGTGCCGGCGGTTGCCGCCGCGGTGTCCCGGATCATCTTCTCCACGTCCGCGACGGAGCTCTCCAGCATGTCCCAATACTTGGCCTTGGGGTGGGTCAGCCACGCGTGGACCGTGACGGCGTGCGACACGTCGTCGAGATCGACCGAGTGCAGGCCGTACGTGGGTGCCGGTGAAGTGGTCATGGTGCCTTTGCTGTCGGGGTGTCTGGTGGATGCGGGAGGCCGGTTTGCGTCAGGTGCCGGCGAGTTCGGCATCCACCTGTTCGTCGGAGAGGGCCACGACGTCGAGGAGTATCTCGGCGACGCGCACGACCCGTGGGCCTTCGAGGGCGGTGAGCCGCTCGGCGAGACCCGCGATCGTCCGGTGACCGAAGATGTCCGCGACCGACAGACGTGGTGCGTCGAGCCAGGTGCGGGACAGGGCCACGAGCCGGGTGGCCTGCACCGAGTCGCCGCCGAGCGAGATGAAGTCCTCGGTGACGCCGATCGGTCGGACGGGGAGCA
The sequence above is drawn from the Gordonia rubripertincta genome and encodes:
- a CDS encoding IucA/IucC family protein — translated: MTIEQIRPVTTAQQSTVSYRQVYHRRIARKILAEFSHERALSPVETGPGRYVVGSADDRTEYHFRAEVLSLENWAIEESSLRRVRDGEELPVDAVALVVDLAPMLGIGPQALPEYLEEFINTLAISADRPDERRITATDLAHADFQTIERTMTEGHPCIVANAGRLGFSADDIDRYAPEVGNHFRLVWVAARREDCDVATVTDVDYDAMLVDELGTDTLAEFDAVLRESGCDPDDYRYLPVHPWQWTEKVRKLYSADLADRRIVFVGESPDLYQAQQSIRTVFNATTPTRHYVKGALSIVNMGFTRGMSADYMRTTPLINNWVRGLVADDPYLSAIGFEMIFEVAAIGYRSPTFTPITQPGSEYRKILSALWRQSPVTLVRGDEQLSTMAALLHLDHHGDPLVRAFIARSGIPAAEWVRRYLRTYLHPIAYLLYRYELKFSPHGENLILVLDNGVPVRAILKDIGEEVSVFGEPEGLPESCARVLTTEPDEIRNLGVLSDIFDDYLRPLAAVLHVHRLVTDEEFWDLVADSLREFVAAHPDLADQFTKWDLFAPEFGAVHMNGLQLRNNKRMVDIEDSYASLVDAGHRLVNPVADRGRR
- a CDS encoding GNAT family N-acetyltransferase, whose translation is MTTSPAPTYGLHSVDLDDVSHAVTVHAWLTHPKAKYWDMLESSVADVEKMIRDTAAATAGTPYGLRLGYHEGRPQFLFELYDPQTSELADPASGYVHAAGDIGMHLLVAHSEQALPGFTGAVMLHIMRTAILEVGAARVVVEPDVRNTAVHRLNASVGFRVDGDYPVGNKTAHLSYCTRDDFLRVTADGTSVGAVEVTDLGA